In Euphorbia lathyris chromosome 9, ddEupLath1.1, whole genome shotgun sequence, the following are encoded in one genomic region:
- the LOC136206762 gene encoding extensin, whose translation MHPTRFFLLLVLVISISAYSEARKSFRSPKKTSTIIQEIKKLKVTKHFDLASLLLQRETMNPSNSDPYVNSPFSFPPYQNAPPLCDYPPNTPQSPSPFSDSPPFPFPTPPPASSGGVSSPPQPPSGEVMTPPEIIPYPNPPEIVPNPPILFPSPPVIIPSPPEAIPPSPITYIPSPPSYIPSPPYNEPSPPSYIPSPPIFVPSPTGYIPSPTIFLPPIVFPPPTVPPPPSTAAPQALWCVAKPSVPDPIIQEAMNYACGSGADCDSIQPSGSCFEPNTLFAHASFAFNSYWQRTKVAGGTCSFGGTAMLVTVDPSYDGCHFVYF comes from the exons aAGCCAGAAAATCATTTAGGAGCCCAAAGAAAACAAGTACAATAATCcaagaaataaagaaattaaaagtgACAAAGCATTTTGATTTAGCTTCATTACTTCTTCAAAGAGAAACTATGAATCCATCAAATAGTGACCCTTACGTTAATTCACCATTTTCTTTCCCACCTTATCAAAATGCCCCTCCACTTTGTGATTATCCCCCAAATACCCCTCAATCTCCTTCACCCTTCTCCGACTCACCGCCTTTTCCGTTTCCAACCCCACCTCCCGCCTCATCCGGCGGAGTATCAAGCCCGCCTCAACCCCCGTCTGGTGAAGTCATGACTCCGCCCGAGATCATCCCCTACCCAAACCCGCCTGAAATAGTCCCAAACCCACCCATTCTCTTTCCAAGCCCACCCGTAATCATTCCAAGCCCGCCCGAAGCAATTCCTCCTAGCCCAATCACTTATATTCCAAGCCCACCAAGTTACATCCCAAGCCCACCATATAACGAGCCAAGCCCACCAAGCTACATCCCAAGCCCACCGATTTTTGTCCCGTCACCGACAGGGTATATTCCGAGCCCAACAATTTTCCTACCGCCAATAGTGTTTCCTCCCCCGACGGTTCCACCGCCTCCGAGCACAGCCGCACCGCAAGCATTGTGGTGCGTGGCGAAGCCGTCGGTGCCGGACCCGATTATTCAAGAGGCGATGAACTATGCGTGTGGATCGGGGGCGGATTGTGACTCAATTCAGCCCAGTGGGTCATGTTTTGAGCCCAATACATTGTTTGCACATGCTTCCTTTGCTTTTAATAGCTACTGGCAGAGGACAAAAGTGGCTGGTGGAACTTGCTCTTTTGGAGGAACTGCCATGCTTGTTACTGTGGATCCAA GTTACGATGGTTGTCATTTTGTGTACTTCTGA
- the LOC136206967 gene encoding uncharacterized protein isoform X1 — translation MAAPQSKSISSSSPSPSKPTTPRYSEISNQVRRSFTGNPFAKKQPSIVPNPRSGFNPNTPANRPSADYPLRKSIDSENKENSKDVNVKSPPPSSLKGTKHFMSPTISAASKINAAPRKKLLMERNESVRTSVNSNEDSDFKPEKGLIKKEVSFNPTVTYLEDKEEEIMTSYQDLDSVSSPALAPLDADPLMLPYDPKTNYLAPRPKFRLYKPNPRLELYLKQRDGKQLEESFESESSSDSEFSEQESDESYLDSQKDSEVAASGDVVPEEEEEEEESEPNSIATFEGAIEGRKVSKRHLLTRPKFTALLFVLALAGLWASVSNSPIMDPSVLNNLNFPNLYVPPEISQFTRENLEGLAQKFRQWLYESLSYIHNLVSSFTEWHKPGRLQFPNMTILLEECSIDNYLMGEHSTFVAEFMHKEKGEVDATPIEAHEKDEGGPEIEDEERVEFDELIEEDVEGGYKTAADESSEEVSDDKGQGSEYQEAIVVPYSFVEASGIIIVPESDEESMTTTTTDEANAHSILAAELTLSRVEIEALFGLPSNADVAEEWVAILNAEPDVAHPLAEFVFSPVETESTVPDFETESSDSDAPTIETQRTGSVDMTVDRIKNLFLGQAVLGTISLTVSTLLAVIAFIFMKNRISMAPPNAAFAVDQVLSAKKADHSPLSMRTGNTFQQTDVHTLEESCCPSEMSSSRYSSSYSKEEQRGSSEAQSQGRRSRSNTRRESMASSDCSMGSSSYGSFTTYQKVQIKHGNAEEEFLTPVRRSTRIRKQVTSP, via the exons ATGGCTGCACCTCAAAGCAAGAGCATTTCTTCTTCATCGCCGTCACCGAGCAAGCCAACTACTCCAAGATATTCAGAGATCAGTAACCAGGTGAGGAGAAGTTTCACCGGCAATCCTTTTGCCAAAAAGCAGCCTTCGATTGTTCCAAACCCAAGATCTGGGTTTAACCCTAACACTCCTGCTAATAGGCCTTCAG CAGATTATCCGCTGAGAAAGTCTATTGACAGTGAGAACAAGGAAAACAGTAAAGATGTCAATGTTAAATCACCACCCCCTTCCTCTTTGAAGGGCACAAAGCACTTCATGTCTCCAACAATTTCTGCAGCCTCGAAAATCAATGCAGCTCCAAGGAAGAAACTCCTGATGGAGAGGAATGAGTCAGTTCGCACCTCTGTTAATAGTAATGAAGATTCAGACTTCAAGCCGGAAAAAGGTTTGATCAAGAAGGAGGTCTCATTTAATCCAACAGTCACTTATTTGGAGGATAAGGAAGAGGAAATCATGACCAGTTATCAAGATCTTGACTCTGTGTCGAGTCCTGCTTTGGCACCCCTTGATGCTGATCCTTTAATGCTTCCTTATGATCCAAAGACGAATTACTTGGCACCAAGGCCTAAGTTTCGTCTTTACAAGCCTAACCCCCGACTTGAGCTGTATCTCAAGCAAAGAGATGGAAAGCAGCTTGAGGAGAGTTTTGAGTCTGAGAGTTCTTCtgattccgaatttagtgaacAAGAAAGTGATGAAAGTTATTTGGATTCACAGAAAGACTCTGAAGTTGCTGCTTCGGGTGATGTGGTgccagaagaagaggaagaggaggaagaatcTGAACCAAATTCGATCGCCACATTTGAGGGGGCTATTGAAGGAAGAAAGGTGTCTAAACGACATCTCCTAACGAGACCAAAGTTCACTGCTTTGTTATTTGTTCTGGCTCTAGCCGGATTATGGGCCTCAGTTAGTAACTCACCAATCATGGACCCTTCTGTGCTTAATAATCTAAACTTCCCTAATCTGTATGTACCACCTGAGATTTCTCAGTTTACCAGAGAGAACTTAGAAGGCCTAGCTCAGAAGTTCAGGCAATGGTTATATGAATCATTGTCTTATATTCATAATCTGGTAAGCAGTTTCACAGAATGGCACAAACCTGGTCGCTTGCAGTTTCCTAACATGACCATCTTGCTTGAGGAATGCTCGATTGATAACTACCTGATGGGGGAGCACAGTACTTTTGTAGCAGAATTCATGCATAAAGAAAAAGGAGAAGTGGATGCTACACCAATTGAAGCCCATGAGAAAGATGAAGGTGGTCCagaaattgaagatgaagagagaGTTGAATTTGATGAGCTTATTGAAGAAGATGTAGAAGGAGGATATAAGACTGCAGCTGATGAAAGCAGTGAGGAAGTTTCAGATGACAAGGGTCAAGGATCTGAGTACCAAGAAGCAATAGTGGTACCTTATAGCTTTGTTGAAGCGTCAGGGATTATTATTGTTCCTGAATCAGATGAAGAAAGTATGACCACGACGACGACTGATGAGGCGAATGCTCATAGTATTTTAGCAGCAGAATTGACCCTATCTAGAGTTGAAATTGAAGCGTTATTTGGGCTGCCAAGCAACGCAGATGTTGCAGAGGAGTGGGTTGCAATCCTCAATGCTGAGCCAGACGTCGCCCATCCTTTAGCTGAATTTGTTTTTAGTCCAGTTGAAACTGAGTCCACAGTGCCTGATTTTGAAACAGAAAGCTCAGATTCAGATGCTCCAACAATTGAGACACAGAGAACGGGATCAGTGGACATGACAGTTGATAGGATTAAGAACCTATTTTTAGGACAGGCCGTGTTGGGGACTATCTCCTTGACTGTTTCAACTCTACTTGCTGTTATTGCTTTCATTTTTATGAAGAATCGAATATCCATGGCACCACCAAATGCAGCATTTGCAGTAGATCAAGTGCTAAGTGCTAAGAAAGCTGATCACAGTCCCTTGTCAATGAGGACAGGAAACACATTTCAGCAGACGGATGTTCATACGCTTGAAGAGTCGTGTTGCCCATCAGAAATGAGCAGTTCCCGCTACAGCTCATCTTATAGCAAGGAAGAACAGAGGGGTTCGAGTGAAGCTCAGAGCCAAGGGAGAAGGTCTAGAAGCAATACAAGGagagaatccatggcttcatcAGATTGTTCAATGGGATCATCTTCTTATGGAAGTTTCACAACATACCAAAAAGTCCAAATCAAACAT GGAAATGCAGAGGAAGAGTTTCTTACTCCGGTTAGGCGGTCTACCAGAATCAGAAAGCAAGTCACTTCTCCTTGA
- the LOC136206967 gene encoding uncharacterized protein isoform X2, with the protein MAAPQSKSISSSSPSPSKPTTPRYSEISNQVRRSFTGNPFAKKQPSIVPNPRSGFNPNTPANRPSDYPLRKSIDSENKENSKDVNVKSPPPSSLKGTKHFMSPTISAASKINAAPRKKLLMERNESVRTSVNSNEDSDFKPEKGLIKKEVSFNPTVTYLEDKEEEIMTSYQDLDSVSSPALAPLDADPLMLPYDPKTNYLAPRPKFRLYKPNPRLELYLKQRDGKQLEESFESESSSDSEFSEQESDESYLDSQKDSEVAASGDVVPEEEEEEEESEPNSIATFEGAIEGRKVSKRHLLTRPKFTALLFVLALAGLWASVSNSPIMDPSVLNNLNFPNLYVPPEISQFTRENLEGLAQKFRQWLYESLSYIHNLVSSFTEWHKPGRLQFPNMTILLEECSIDNYLMGEHSTFVAEFMHKEKGEVDATPIEAHEKDEGGPEIEDEERVEFDELIEEDVEGGYKTAADESSEEVSDDKGQGSEYQEAIVVPYSFVEASGIIIVPESDEESMTTTTTDEANAHSILAAELTLSRVEIEALFGLPSNADVAEEWVAILNAEPDVAHPLAEFVFSPVETESTVPDFETESSDSDAPTIETQRTGSVDMTVDRIKNLFLGQAVLGTISLTVSTLLAVIAFIFMKNRISMAPPNAAFAVDQVLSAKKADHSPLSMRTGNTFQQTDVHTLEESCCPSEMSSSRYSSSYSKEEQRGSSEAQSQGRRSRSNTRRESMASSDCSMGSSSYGSFTTYQKVQIKHGNAEEEFLTPVRRSTRIRKQVTSP; encoded by the exons ATGGCTGCACCTCAAAGCAAGAGCATTTCTTCTTCATCGCCGTCACCGAGCAAGCCAACTACTCCAAGATATTCAGAGATCAGTAACCAGGTGAGGAGAAGTTTCACCGGCAATCCTTTTGCCAAAAAGCAGCCTTCGATTGTTCCAAACCCAAGATCTGGGTTTAACCCTAACACTCCTGCTAATAGGCCTTCAG ATTATCCGCTGAGAAAGTCTATTGACAGTGAGAACAAGGAAAACAGTAAAGATGTCAATGTTAAATCACCACCCCCTTCCTCTTTGAAGGGCACAAAGCACTTCATGTCTCCAACAATTTCTGCAGCCTCGAAAATCAATGCAGCTCCAAGGAAGAAACTCCTGATGGAGAGGAATGAGTCAGTTCGCACCTCTGTTAATAGTAATGAAGATTCAGACTTCAAGCCGGAAAAAGGTTTGATCAAGAAGGAGGTCTCATTTAATCCAACAGTCACTTATTTGGAGGATAAGGAAGAGGAAATCATGACCAGTTATCAAGATCTTGACTCTGTGTCGAGTCCTGCTTTGGCACCCCTTGATGCTGATCCTTTAATGCTTCCTTATGATCCAAAGACGAATTACTTGGCACCAAGGCCTAAGTTTCGTCTTTACAAGCCTAACCCCCGACTTGAGCTGTATCTCAAGCAAAGAGATGGAAAGCAGCTTGAGGAGAGTTTTGAGTCTGAGAGTTCTTCtgattccgaatttagtgaacAAGAAAGTGATGAAAGTTATTTGGATTCACAGAAAGACTCTGAAGTTGCTGCTTCGGGTGATGTGGTgccagaagaagaggaagaggaggaagaatcTGAACCAAATTCGATCGCCACATTTGAGGGGGCTATTGAAGGAAGAAAGGTGTCTAAACGACATCTCCTAACGAGACCAAAGTTCACTGCTTTGTTATTTGTTCTGGCTCTAGCCGGATTATGGGCCTCAGTTAGTAACTCACCAATCATGGACCCTTCTGTGCTTAATAATCTAAACTTCCCTAATCTGTATGTACCACCTGAGATTTCTCAGTTTACCAGAGAGAACTTAGAAGGCCTAGCTCAGAAGTTCAGGCAATGGTTATATGAATCATTGTCTTATATTCATAATCTGGTAAGCAGTTTCACAGAATGGCACAAACCTGGTCGCTTGCAGTTTCCTAACATGACCATCTTGCTTGAGGAATGCTCGATTGATAACTACCTGATGGGGGAGCACAGTACTTTTGTAGCAGAATTCATGCATAAAGAAAAAGGAGAAGTGGATGCTACACCAATTGAAGCCCATGAGAAAGATGAAGGTGGTCCagaaattgaagatgaagagagaGTTGAATTTGATGAGCTTATTGAAGAAGATGTAGAAGGAGGATATAAGACTGCAGCTGATGAAAGCAGTGAGGAAGTTTCAGATGACAAGGGTCAAGGATCTGAGTACCAAGAAGCAATAGTGGTACCTTATAGCTTTGTTGAAGCGTCAGGGATTATTATTGTTCCTGAATCAGATGAAGAAAGTATGACCACGACGACGACTGATGAGGCGAATGCTCATAGTATTTTAGCAGCAGAATTGACCCTATCTAGAGTTGAAATTGAAGCGTTATTTGGGCTGCCAAGCAACGCAGATGTTGCAGAGGAGTGGGTTGCAATCCTCAATGCTGAGCCAGACGTCGCCCATCCTTTAGCTGAATTTGTTTTTAGTCCAGTTGAAACTGAGTCCACAGTGCCTGATTTTGAAACAGAAAGCTCAGATTCAGATGCTCCAACAATTGAGACACAGAGAACGGGATCAGTGGACATGACAGTTGATAGGATTAAGAACCTATTTTTAGGACAGGCCGTGTTGGGGACTATCTCCTTGACTGTTTCAACTCTACTTGCTGTTATTGCTTTCATTTTTATGAAGAATCGAATATCCATGGCACCACCAAATGCAGCATTTGCAGTAGATCAAGTGCTAAGTGCTAAGAAAGCTGATCACAGTCCCTTGTCAATGAGGACAGGAAACACATTTCAGCAGACGGATGTTCATACGCTTGAAGAGTCGTGTTGCCCATCAGAAATGAGCAGTTCCCGCTACAGCTCATCTTATAGCAAGGAAGAACAGAGGGGTTCGAGTGAAGCTCAGAGCCAAGGGAGAAGGTCTAGAAGCAATACAAGGagagaatccatggcttcatcAGATTGTTCAATGGGATCATCTTCTTATGGAAGTTTCACAACATACCAAAAAGTCCAAATCAAACAT GGAAATGCAGAGGAAGAGTTTCTTACTCCGGTTAGGCGGTCTACCAGAATCAGAAAGCAAGTCACTTCTCCTTGA